The Drosophila nasuta strain 15112-1781.00 chromosome 2L, ASM2355853v1, whole genome shotgun sequence genome window below encodes:
- the LOC132797975 gene encoding probable multidrug resistance-associated protein lethal(2)03659, translated as MAADKLPPNPRESANCISALMFCFALPILFKGRKTTLEPSDLYDVLQEHKGDNLGEKVFQAWQDEAKKISERKGRNPKNGILRVILKVFGWELVYTGIVIAILEIGLRVTTPLLLAGLISEFTQHGNGKSVNAQIYGALLVACTVLGVLLIHPYMMHMTHLAMKMRVAVSCAIYRKALRLSRTALGGTTTGQVVNLVSNDLGRFDRALIHLHYLWLGPLELLIASYFMYQQIGVASLYGIAILILYLPLQTYLSRLTSKLRLRTALVTDRRVRMMNEIISGIQVIKMYAWEKPFEKMVSSTRVSEMSVIRKVNYIRGILLSFEITLGRIAIFASLLAYVLTGGQLTAERAFCVTAFYNILRRTVSKFFPSGMSQVAELLVSMQRISQFMIREEIDIQQLDDEQQPEGQPEEKNRLINGQSHSSPSSSEISVELKDLKARWNAEHTDPILDNINLKLQGRQLVAVIGPVGSGKSSLIQAILGELSPEAGNVKLSGRISYAAQEPWLFSATVRENILFGLPLDKQRYRTVVKMCALERDFELLDQGDKTMVGERGASLSGGQRARISLARAVYRKADVYLLDDPLSAVDTHVGRHLFDQCMRGFLRNQLVILVTHQLQFLEHADQIVIMDKGKITDIGTYQHMLKSGQDFAQLLAQQPPEEVEEETKVKKSKSTDDTSSKASYSRHNSMESRNSVSSMGSSVDDSLIGKEDQPKQVQESRSAEKIGWDMYQKYFSAGCSWFMLIIVLFLCIGTQVMASWGDYFLSYWVKNNSTSELDIYYFTAINVALILFVMLRTLLFFSMAMHSSTELHNSMFRGITHAAMYFFNTNPSGRILNRFAMDLGQVDEVLPAVMLDCIQIFLTMTGIISVLCVSNPWYLINTIAMFIAFHYLRNFYLSTSRDVKRLEAVARSPMYSHFGGTLTGLPTIRAMRAQKMLTAEYDQYQDNHSIGYYTFLSTSRAFGYYLDLFCVIYVLIIILNNFFYPPDNPGQIGLAITQAMSMTGTVQWGMRQSAELENSMTSVERVMEYRNLKAEGDFSSPAGKKPPASWPEAGEIVADDLSLRYEPDPQSPYVLKSLNFIIQPCEKVGIVGRTGAGKSSLINALFRLSYNDGSILIDKRDTEELGLYDLRSKISIIPQEPVLFSGTVRYNLDPFEQYPDQKLWQSLEEVHLKDEVSELPMGLLGNISEGGSNFSVGQRQLVCLARAILRENRVLVMDEATANVDPQTDALIQTTIRNKFKDCTVLTIAHRLHTIMDSDKVMVLDAGHVVEFGAPYELLTASQTNVFHSMVMQTGKSTFDHLLKIAEQAYEKNKVEKSE; from the exons CGAAAGTGCAAATTGCATCTCAGCGTTAATGTTCTG TTTTGCACTGCCTATATTATTTAAGGGGCGGAAAACAACATTAGAGCCAAGTGATCTCTATGATGTGCTCCAAGAGCATAAGGGTGACAACTTGGGCGAGAAGGTGTTTCAAGCTTGGCAGGATGAGGCAAAAAAGATTTCGGAGAGAAAGGGTCGCAATCCCAAGAATGGGATTCTGAGGGTGATACTCAAAGTTTTTGGCTGGGAACTTGTGTATACCGGCATTGTGATTGCAATACTGGAGATTGGACTGAG GGTAACGACACCTTTGCTGCTGGCCGGATTGATATCGGAGTTCACCCAGCATGGCAATGGAAAGAGTGTGAACGCACAGATCTATGGAGCTTTGCTGGTCGCCTGCACTGTGTTGGGTGTGCTGCTTATCCATCCCTACATGATGCACATGACGCATTTGGCGATGAAGATGCGTGTCGCTGTCAGCTGTGCTATTTATCGTAAGGCGTTACGCCTGAGTCGCACTGCTTTGGGTGGCACCACAACGGGCCAGGTTGTGAATCTGGTATCCAATGATTTGGGTCGCTTCGATCGTGCACTGATTCATCTGCACTACCTGTGGCTGGGACCACTGGAGTTGTTGATTGCCTCGTACTTTATGTATCAGCAAATTGGAGTCGCTTCCCTTTATGGCATTGCCATTCTGATACTTTACCTGCCACTCCAGACCTACCTCAGTAGATTGACGTCGAAACTGAGATTACGCACTGCGCTGGTCACCGATCGGAGAGTGAGAATGATGAATGAGATTATTTCCGGCATACAGGTGATCAAGATGTATGCCTGGGAGAAGCCCTTTGAGAAAATGGTGTCTAGCACTCGAGTCAGCGAGATGAGTGTGATCCGCAAGGTGAATTACATACGCGGCATACTGCTCTCCTTTGAGATAACGCTCGGCAGGATTGCCATCTTTGCCAGCCTGTTGGCATATGTGCTCACGGGTGGCCAACTCACGGCAGAGCGCGCTTTCTGTGTGACCGCATTCTACAATATTCTGCGACGCACCGTGAGCAAATTCTTTCCCAGTGGCATGTCCCAAGTGGCTGAGTTGTTGGTATCCATGCAGCGCATCTCACAGTTCATGATACGCGAGGAGATTGATATACAGCAGCTGGATGATGAGCAGCAGCCAGAGGGGCAGCCCGAGGAGAAGAACCGTCTGATCAATGGCCAGTCGCATTCTTCGCCTAGTTCCAGCGAGATTTCTGTGGAGCTCAAAGACTTGAAGGCACGCTGGAATGCCGAACACACAGATCCCATATTGGACAATATTAACCTGAAGTTGCAAGGACGGCAACTGGTGGCAGTCATTGGTCCGGTGGGCTCTGGCAAATCCAGTCTCATCCAAGCCATTCTCGGCGAACTAAGTCCTGAAGCGGGCAACGTTAAGCTCAGCGGACGCATCTCATACGCGGCTCAAGAGCCTTGGCTCTTTAGTGCCACCGTACGAGAGAATATACTCTTCGGACTGCCCCTGGACAAGCAACGCTATCGCACTGTGGTCAAGATGTGCGCCTTGGAGCGTGACTTTGAGCTGCTGGATCAAGGTGATAAGACGATGGTCGGAGAACGAGGTGCTTCGCTATCAGGCGGACAGAGGGCTCGTATTAGTTTGGCGCGTGCTGTTTACCGCAAGGCGGATGTCTATCTGCTGGATGATCCCTTGAGCGCTGTAGACACGCATGTGGGACGCCATCTGTTCGACCAATGTATGCGAGGATTTCTGCGCAATCAACTGGTGATCTTGGTAACGCATCAACTGCAGTTCCTAGAGCATGCAGATCAGATTGTCATCATGGACAAGGGCAAGATCACCGACATTGGCACCTACCAGCACATGCTCAAGAGTGGACAGGACTTTGCCCAGTTGCTTGCACAGCAGCCGCCCGAGGAGGTCGAGGAAGAGACCAAGGTCAAGAAGTCTAAATCAACGGATGACACTAGCTCAAAGGCCAGCTATTCGCGTCACAATAGCATGGAGAGTCGTAACAGTGTCTCCTCAATGGGCTCTAGTGTGGACGACTCGTTAATAGGCAAGGAAGACCAGCCTAAACAGGTGCAGGAATCCCGCTCCGCCGAGAAGATTGGTTGGGACATGTATCAGAAGTACTTTTCCGCTGGCTGCAGTTGGTTCATGCTCATCATAGTCCTCTTCTTGTGCATTGGTACCCAGGTAATGGCATCCTGGGGTGACTACTTCCTTTCCTACTG GGTGAAGAACAACTCGACCTCCGAGCTGGACATCTACTACTTTACCGCTATCAATGTGGCGCTGATCTTGTTCGTCATGCTGCGCACTTTGCTCTTCTTCAGCATGGCTATGCATTCATCCACCGAGCTACACAACTCGATGTTCCGCGGCATAACACATGCTGCCATGTACTTCTTTAACACAAATCCATCGGGTCGGATATTGAATCGTTTCGCTATGGACTTGGGTCAAGTGGATGAAGTGCTGCCCGCTGTGATGCTGGattgcatacaaatttttcTCACGATGACTGGCATTATcagtgtgttgtgtgtatcAAATCCCTGGTATCTGATCAATACGATTGCCATGTTCATCGCCTTCCACTATCTGCGCAACTTTTACCTAAGCACCTCCCGGGATGTGAAGCGTCTCGAGGCTGTTGCTCGCTCTCCGATGTACTCGCACTTTGGCGGCACTTTGACGGGTTTGCCTACAATACGTGCGATGCGTGCTCAAAAGATGTTGACGGCGGAGTATGATCAGTATCAGGATAATCATTCCATTGGCTACTATACATTCCTGTCGACAAGTCGCGCCTTCGGATATTACCTCGACTTATTCTGTGTTATCTATGTGCTTATAATAATCTTGAATAACTTTTTCTATCCGCCCGATAATCCCGGACAGATTGGTCTGGCAATTACACAGGCCATGTCCATGACGGGCACGGTGCAGTGGGGCATGCGACAGTCAGCAGAGCTGGAGAACTCCATGACATCCGTGGAGCGTGTGATGGAGTATAGAAACTTGAAAGCTGAAGGCGACTTTAGCTCACCTGCGGGCAAAAAGCCACCAGCAAGTTGGCCTGAAGCTGGTGAAATTGTTGCCGATGATTTAAGTTTACGCTACGAGCCAGATCCTCAATCGCCTTATGTTCTAAAGTCGCTCAACTTTATCATACAACCATGTGAGAAGGTTGGTATTGTGGGACGCACAGGAGCGGGTAAATCCTCACTGATTAATGCACTGTTCCGGCTCTCGTACAACGATGGCTCCATTTTGATCGACAAACGCGATACGGAAGAGTTGGGCTTGTATGATCTGCGTAGCAAGATTTCGATTATACCTCAGGAGCCTGTGTTGTTCTCTGGCACAGTGCGCTACAACTTGGATCCATTTGAGCAGTATCCGGACCAGAAACTATGGCAATCATTGGAGGAA GTGCATTTGAAGGATGAAGTTTCTGAGCTCCCTATGGGACTGCTGGGTAACATTTCTGAGGGTGGATCCAACTTCAGCGTGGGTCAACGTCAACTGGTGTGCCTGGCTCGTGCTATTCTGCGCGAGAATCGTGTGCTTGTCATGGATGAGGCCACTGCCAATGTGGATCCACAAACTGATGCTCTTATACAGACTACGATCAGAAACAAGTTCAAAGATTGCACGGTGCTAACGATTGCTCATCGTCTACACACTATTATGGACTCGGACAAGGTGATGGTATTGGATGCGGGACATGTTGTGGAGTTTGGCGCGCCTTATGAACTCTTGACGGCATCCCAGACTAATGTCTTTCATAGCATGGTTATGCAAACGGGGAAGTCAACATTTGATCACCTTTTGAAAATAGCCGAGCAg GCTTATGAAAAAAACAAGGTGGAGAAGTCTGAAtaa
- the LOC132798133 gene encoding uncharacterized protein C1orf50 homolog, producing the protein MKRSATMDQQLTYETAIKKAQLVERNPQLQLDPLRVSMHEETDIIKLAQEIQAADKQLKNSTSQKLVVILDQIKMLQAQAMNILQESNDSRALHSAACNFTKKPGHIYHLYQRATGQNYFSMLSPEEWNHPADQTFKGSYRLEYDLSWTPVDKIREHDDKLKWVERCMNSESSVTAAIDFNMADN; encoded by the exons ATGAAAAGGAGTGCCACAATGGATCAACAATTAACTTACGAGACAGCAATTAAGAAGG CGCAATTGGTGGAGAGAAACCCGCAACTTCAGTTAGACCCTCTTCGAGTGTCCATGCACGAAGAAACTGATATCATAAAACTCGCTCAAGAAATACAGGCTGCTGATAAGCAATTGAAGAACAGCACAAGCCAGAAATTGGTTGTTATTCTAGATCAG ATAAAAATGTTACAAGCACAGGCGATGAACATACTGCAGGAGTCCAACGACAGCCGTGCACTTCACAGCGCTGCTTGCAATTTTACAAAGAAGCCTGGCCATATCTATCATCTCTATCAGAGGGCAACAGGgcaaaattattttagcatGCTATCGCCAGAG GAATGGAATCATCCAGCAGACCAGACGTTTAAGGGCAGCTATAGACTCGAATATGATTTAAGCTGGACGCCAGTGGACAAAATAAGAGAGCACGATGATAAACTGAAATGGGTGGAACGTTGTATGAACAGTGAAAGTAGCGTAACAGCAGCTATAGATTTTAACATGGCAGATAACTaa
- the LOC132798104 gene encoding protein hook isoform X1: MSTANGMYYSLLEWFKTLNLNAPHANAEELADGVALAQALNQFAPESFTDSWLSKIKSSAVGSNWRLRMSNLKKVVEGVYEYYTDVLNYTLQHDFLRPDVQAIAEKCDLTELERLLQLVLGCAVNCAKKQSYITEIMGLEEELQANIMRALQELETSTRQSSASSEGGGVVSSMSRNSLSGMLDGNAKALQLQLQEERDAIAQKCFETEKKMLLLIDEKTNLQQELQKVQQEFARLEHNTIGDDGVSLGPIQAGSVRYNELRRQLDLIKEELLQSEGAREDLKIKAQQQETDMLHMQQRIDELMKSTAVLTTLKDEVDVLRESTDKLKVCEAQLETYKKKLEEYNDLKKHVKLLEERSADYVQQNAQFEEDAKRYANTKGQIELFKKEIQDLHAKLDNESSKNVKLEFDNKNLEGKNLALQRAKDSLLKERDNLREACDELKCGQLSTNSGSIGGNTMSRELQPSAMMDKIQRLEAENKALREGQGGQTALAQLLDDANKRCENLREQLKTANERILSLSHASQSDDPILKENEFSKQIKQLMELNEQKTLQVEESATQISTMHGKITQLESSLATREQEVMAYEIKYRKCVERAKEVIKNIDPRIANVIDASALEKSVDVIEEEAKPKMSGMEEQLMTTAFYRLGINAQRDAVDSKLALLMSSGQTFLARQRQSAPRKSLTTMKSK; the protein is encoded by the exons ATGTCCACAGCAAACGGAATGTATTACAGTCTGCTCGAGTGGTTCAAAACTCTCAATTTAAATGCACCACATGCTAATGCCGAAGAATTGGCCGATGGCGTTGCGTTGGCCCAAGCGCTGAATCAGTTTGCACCCGAATCGTTTACGGATTCGTGGCTGTCCAAGATAAAATCCAGTGCTGTCGGTAGCAATTGGCGTTTGCGAATGAGTAATCTGAAAAAGGTGGTTGAAGGTGTCTACGAATACTACACTGATGTGCTGAATTATACGCTGCAACATGATTTCCTGAGACCGGATGTTCAGGCAATTGCTGAAAAGTGCGATCTCACGGAGTTGGAGCGCTTGCTGCAATTGGTGTTGGGTTGCGCGGTCAATTGTGCCAAGAAGCAGTCCTACATCACCGAGATCATGGGCCTCGAGGAGGAGTTGCAGGCAAATATTATGCGTGCGCTGCAAGAGCTGGAAACATCGACACGTCAGTCGTCGGCGTCATCGGAGGGCGGCGGCGTTGTTAGTTCGATGTCACGCAACTCTTTAAGCGGCATGCTGGATGGTAATGCAAAGGCCTTGCAATTGCAGCTACAGGAGGAACGCGATGCTATAGCACAAAAATGTTTCGAGACCGAGAAGAAAATGCTGCTGTTGATCGATGAGAAGACCAATTTGCAACAGGAGCTGCAAAAGGTTCAGCAGGAGTTTGCGCGTCTCGAGCACAACACTATTGGCGATGATGGCGTTTCACTAGGTCCCATTCAAGCGGGATCTGTGCGCTACAATGAGCTAAG ACGGCAACTTGACTTGATAAAAGAAGAGCTTTTGCAATCGGAGGGTGCTCGTGAGGATTTGAAGATCAAGGCTCAGCAACAAGAGACCGATATGCTGCACATGCAACAGCGCATCGATGAGCTAATG AAAAGCACTGCAGTGTTGACAACACTTAAGGATGAGGTGGATGTGCTGCGCGAATCGACGGACAAGCTCAAAGTGTGCGAGGCCCAACTGGAGACCTACAAAAAGAAGCTGGAGGAGTACAATGACCTCAAGAAGCATGTCAAGTTGCTGGAGGAGCGCAGTGCTGATTATGTGCAGCAAAATGCACAGTTCGAAGAGGATGCCAAACGTTATGCCAACACAAAGGGACAAATTGAGCTCTTCAAGAAGGAGATTCAAGATCTGCATGCCAAATTGGACAACGAGAGTAGCAAGAATGTGAAACTGGAGTTTGACAACAAGAATTTGGAGGGCAAGAATCTTGCATTGCAGCGTGCCAAGGATAGTTTGCTTAAAGAACGCGACAATCTGCGCGAGGCTTGCGATGAACTCAAGTGCGGTCAACTGTCAACCAATTCGGGCAGCATTGGCGGTAACACAATGTCCAGGGAGCTGCAGCCATCGGCTATGATGGATAAGATTCAACGTCTGGAGGCAGAGAACAAAGCACTACGTGAGGGGCAAGGCGGGCAAACAGCATTGGCA CAATTGCTGGATGATGCAAACAAACGCTGCGAGAATCTGCGCGAGCAATTAAAGACGGCCAACGAACGGATTCTCAGCTTGTCGCATGCCTCACAAAGCGATGATCCCATCTTAAAAGA aAATGAGTTCAGCAAACAAATCAAGCAGCTAATGGAACTGAATGAACAGAAGA CGCTGCAAGTTGAAGAGTCTGCCACACAAATCTCCACGATGCACGGCAAGATCACACAGCTGGAGTCGAGTCTGGCTACACGAGAACAAGAGGTCATGGCCTATGAAATAAAGTATAGGAAATGTGTGGAACGCGCTAAGGAAGTAATCAAGAACATTGATCCGCGTATAGCCAATG TAATTGATGCCAGTGCACTGGAGAAGAGCGTCGATGTGATTGAGGAGGAAGCAAAGCCCAAGATGAGCGGCATGGAGGAGCAGCTGATGACGACCGCTTTCTACAGATTAGGCATTAATGCACAACGCGATGCAGTAGACTCGAAATTGGCCTTATTGATGAGTTCGGGACAAACATTCTTGGCGCGGCAGCGGCAATCGGCGCCACGCAAATCGTTGACAACAATGAAATCCaaatag
- the LOC132798104 gene encoding protein hook isoform X2, whose product MYYSLLEWFKTLNLNAPHANAEELADGVALAQALNQFAPESFTDSWLSKIKSSAVGSNWRLRMSNLKKVVEGVYEYYTDVLNYTLQHDFLRPDVQAIAEKCDLTELERLLQLVLGCAVNCAKKQSYITEIMGLEEELQANIMRALQELETSTRQSSASSEGGGVVSSMSRNSLSGMLDGNAKALQLQLQEERDAIAQKCFETEKKMLLLIDEKTNLQQELQKVQQEFARLEHNTIGDDGVSLGPIQAGSVRYNELRRQLDLIKEELLQSEGAREDLKIKAQQQETDMLHMQQRIDELMKSTAVLTTLKDEVDVLRESTDKLKVCEAQLETYKKKLEEYNDLKKHVKLLEERSADYVQQNAQFEEDAKRYANTKGQIELFKKEIQDLHAKLDNESSKNVKLEFDNKNLEGKNLALQRAKDSLLKERDNLREACDELKCGQLSTNSGSIGGNTMSRELQPSAMMDKIQRLEAENKALREGQGGQTALAQLLDDANKRCENLREQLKTANERILSLSHASQSDDPILKENEFSKQIKQLMELNEQKTLQVEESATQISTMHGKITQLESSLATREQEVMAYEIKYRKCVERAKEVIKNIDPRIANVIDASALEKSVDVIEEEAKPKMSGMEEQLMTTAFYRLGINAQRDAVDSKLALLMSSGQTFLARQRQSAPRKSLTTMKSK is encoded by the exons ATGTATTACAGTCTGCTCGAGTGGTTCAAAACTCTCAATTTAAATGCACCACATGCTAATGCCGAAGAATTGGCCGATGGCGTTGCGTTGGCCCAAGCGCTGAATCAGTTTGCACCCGAATCGTTTACGGATTCGTGGCTGTCCAAGATAAAATCCAGTGCTGTCGGTAGCAATTGGCGTTTGCGAATGAGTAATCTGAAAAAGGTGGTTGAAGGTGTCTACGAATACTACACTGATGTGCTGAATTATACGCTGCAACATGATTTCCTGAGACCGGATGTTCAGGCAATTGCTGAAAAGTGCGATCTCACGGAGTTGGAGCGCTTGCTGCAATTGGTGTTGGGTTGCGCGGTCAATTGTGCCAAGAAGCAGTCCTACATCACCGAGATCATGGGCCTCGAGGAGGAGTTGCAGGCAAATATTATGCGTGCGCTGCAAGAGCTGGAAACATCGACACGTCAGTCGTCGGCGTCATCGGAGGGCGGCGGCGTTGTTAGTTCGATGTCACGCAACTCTTTAAGCGGCATGCTGGATGGTAATGCAAAGGCCTTGCAATTGCAGCTACAGGAGGAACGCGATGCTATAGCACAAAAATGTTTCGAGACCGAGAAGAAAATGCTGCTGTTGATCGATGAGAAGACCAATTTGCAACAGGAGCTGCAAAAGGTTCAGCAGGAGTTTGCGCGTCTCGAGCACAACACTATTGGCGATGATGGCGTTTCACTAGGTCCCATTCAAGCGGGATCTGTGCGCTACAATGAGCTAAG ACGGCAACTTGACTTGATAAAAGAAGAGCTTTTGCAATCGGAGGGTGCTCGTGAGGATTTGAAGATCAAGGCTCAGCAACAAGAGACCGATATGCTGCACATGCAACAGCGCATCGATGAGCTAATG AAAAGCACTGCAGTGTTGACAACACTTAAGGATGAGGTGGATGTGCTGCGCGAATCGACGGACAAGCTCAAAGTGTGCGAGGCCCAACTGGAGACCTACAAAAAGAAGCTGGAGGAGTACAATGACCTCAAGAAGCATGTCAAGTTGCTGGAGGAGCGCAGTGCTGATTATGTGCAGCAAAATGCACAGTTCGAAGAGGATGCCAAACGTTATGCCAACACAAAGGGACAAATTGAGCTCTTCAAGAAGGAGATTCAAGATCTGCATGCCAAATTGGACAACGAGAGTAGCAAGAATGTGAAACTGGAGTTTGACAACAAGAATTTGGAGGGCAAGAATCTTGCATTGCAGCGTGCCAAGGATAGTTTGCTTAAAGAACGCGACAATCTGCGCGAGGCTTGCGATGAACTCAAGTGCGGTCAACTGTCAACCAATTCGGGCAGCATTGGCGGTAACACAATGTCCAGGGAGCTGCAGCCATCGGCTATGATGGATAAGATTCAACGTCTGGAGGCAGAGAACAAAGCACTACGTGAGGGGCAAGGCGGGCAAACAGCATTGGCA CAATTGCTGGATGATGCAAACAAACGCTGCGAGAATCTGCGCGAGCAATTAAAGACGGCCAACGAACGGATTCTCAGCTTGTCGCATGCCTCACAAAGCGATGATCCCATCTTAAAAGA aAATGAGTTCAGCAAACAAATCAAGCAGCTAATGGAACTGAATGAACAGAAGA CGCTGCAAGTTGAAGAGTCTGCCACACAAATCTCCACGATGCACGGCAAGATCACACAGCTGGAGTCGAGTCTGGCTACACGAGAACAAGAGGTCATGGCCTATGAAATAAAGTATAGGAAATGTGTGGAACGCGCTAAGGAAGTAATCAAGAACATTGATCCGCGTATAGCCAATG TAATTGATGCCAGTGCACTGGAGAAGAGCGTCGATGTGATTGAGGAGGAAGCAAAGCCCAAGATGAGCGGCATGGAGGAGCAGCTGATGACGACCGCTTTCTACAGATTAGGCATTAATGCACAACGCGATGCAGTAGACTCGAAATTGGCCTTATTGATGAGTTCGGGACAAACATTCTTGGCGCGGCAGCGGCAATCGGCGCCACGCAAATCGTTGACAACAATGAAATCCaaatag